A single region of the Fimbriimonadaceae bacterium genome encodes:
- a CDS encoding DUF2971 domain-containing protein: protein REFYANQVKEHARQAGKLKQQLSQIMSASLNSKFGVLSLSEDPLLPLMWGHYAQGDRGFAIGFDSESDFFSPDDWQSLSKSVQPMSYSDAKPELIERGNSEENDAAMLFTKPACWSAEREWRALRRLTGATQVIPKSPYDICLFNYPAAAVVEVVLGARIDAEMEAQIRKLLQNPDFVHVRVKRVRLSGFDRVLEDA, encoded by the coding sequence CGTGAGTTCTACGCGAACCAAGTGAAGGAGCACGCTCGGCAAGCTGGGAAGCTGAAACAGCAATTGTCGCAGATAATGTCTGCGTCTCTGAACAGCAAGTTCGGTGTCCTGTCTCTATCCGAAGACCCATTGCTACCGCTAATGTGGGGACACTATGCCCAAGGGGACCGTGGGTTTGCCATTGGCTTCGATTCCGAAAGCGACTTTTTCAGCCCAGATGACTGGCAGAGCCTCAGCAAGTCCGTACAGCCGATGAGCTACTCGGATGCGAAGCCAGAGTTGATCGAACGTGGCAATTCAGAAGAGAATGATGCAGCGATGCTTTTTACCAAGCCCGCCTGCTGGTCGGCTGAACGCGAATGGCGTGCCTTAAGGCGGCTTACCGGAGCAACTCAAGTCATTCCCAAATCTCCGTACGATATCTGCCTCTTCAACTATCCCGCAGCAGCGGTAGTTGAAGTTGTGCTGGGAGCTCGAATCGATGCCGAAATGGAGGCTCAGATTCGAAAGCTCCTGCAAAATCCTGACTTCGTACATGTCCGTGTTAAGCGAGTCCGCCTCTCCGGATTTGACCGAGTTCTGGAAGATGCATAG
- a CDS encoding prepilin-type N-terminal cleavage/methylation domain-containing protein produces MKRAFTLIELLVVIAIIAILAAILFPVFAQAKQAAKKAVDLSNMKQIGVAMQIYLSDYDDTYPMSYYYRNDNGSAGTVPNCGYVHWTGLIQPYVKNIDIFRSPSDKLGGMAPTNFVGDNRGYGAPSGQVSQGACAMDDDQVPRLSYVGNSLIMPRKRRSVDPMNVVSATVFEDVAGTIALAAMTDSPNCINGSSQASGVAFKTHRPTNAILLQNGAPFAGEDPSEVGLAWYYALTIDRALNDLNACHTGSSYNNLSHITYSDPIRFGRGSNYVYTDTHAKFAELSATLNPDRFQWGKRAYTAGGGQLRRPNGTPIN; encoded by the coding sequence ATGAAACGAGCGTTTACATTGATCGAGTTGCTGGTGGTCATTGCGATCATCGCGATTCTGGCGGCGATCCTGTTCCCGGTGTTCGCACAGGCGAAGCAGGCCGCGAAGAAGGCGGTGGACCTTTCGAACATGAAGCAGATCGGCGTGGCAATGCAGATCTACTTGTCCGACTACGACGACACGTATCCGATGTCGTACTACTACCGGAACGACAACGGCAGCGCCGGGACGGTTCCGAACTGCGGCTACGTGCACTGGACGGGGTTGATCCAGCCGTACGTGAAGAACATCGACATCTTCCGAAGCCCGTCGGACAAGCTCGGCGGAATGGCGCCGACGAACTTCGTGGGTGACAACCGCGGCTACGGCGCGCCTTCGGGCCAGGTGTCGCAGGGCGCGTGCGCGATGGACGACGACCAGGTGCCGCGCCTGTCGTACGTGGGGAACTCGCTGATCATGCCCCGCAAGCGTCGCTCGGTGGACCCGATGAACGTGGTCTCCGCCACGGTGTTCGAGGACGTCGCCGGGACGATCGCGTTGGCGGCGATGACCGACAGCCCGAACTGCATCAACGGCTCGTCGCAGGCGAGCGGCGTGGCGTTCAAGACGCACCGCCCGACCAACGCGATCCTCCTTCAGAACGGCGCGCCGTTCGCGGGCGAGGACCCGAGCGAGGTCGGCCTCGCGTGGTACTACGCGTTGACGATCGACCGCGCGTTGAACGACCTGAACGCGTGCCACACGGGTTCGTCGTACAACAACCTCTCGCACATCACGTACTCGGACCCGATCCGTTTTGGCCGCGGTTCGAACTACGTGTACACGGACACGCACGCAAAGTTCGCGGAGCTGTCGGCGACGTTGAATCCGGACCGGTTCCAGTGGGGCAAGCGCGCGTACACCGCGGGTGGCGGCCAGCTTCGCCGGCCCAACGGAACGCCCATCAACTAA
- the nadB gene encoding L-aspartate oxidase — protein sequence MRAETFDFLVIGSGLAGLTYALRASEHGTVAVLTKSDVAESNTNYAQGGIAAAVGEADSWELHEQDTLVAGAGLCDAAAVRHLVQNAPAAIAWLRDLGANFDPDLGREGGHSRNRIVRHADRTGGEVERAMVHAVGTHPNIRVYDHAFATELLVADGRCVGAAARIEGLGMRTFRARACMLATGGCGKLYQHTTNPSVATGDGVALAAQVGARIRGMEFMQFHPTTLFHPQLRSFLISEAVRGAGATLRNHLGTRFMYDYDPRLELAPRDVVARAIDAEIKRLGTWCVYLDTTHLQREALEEEFPTIWARLASVGVEMHRDWIPVVPAQHYSCGGVDTDLEGRTSLPGLYAAGEAAHTGVHGANRLASNSLLEAIVFATAAAAASANDPEPAAVSEPGKPQCVPEAESVLLRRALQRTMMEHAGIVRTDAGLREAADTIRGLKEEFLGHVGAPFSTHPIETSNLLTVGTLVVDAALARRENVGLHFNSDLVGELEGV from the coding sequence ATGCGCGCGGAGACCTTCGACTTCCTAGTGATCGGCAGCGGCCTCGCCGGCCTGACCTACGCCCTGCGCGCCTCGGAACACGGCACCGTGGCGGTGCTCACCAAGTCCGACGTCGCCGAATCGAACACGAACTACGCCCAAGGCGGCATCGCAGCCGCGGTGGGCGAAGCCGACTCCTGGGAGCTGCACGAGCAGGACACCCTCGTGGCCGGGGCGGGCCTGTGCGACGCCGCGGCCGTTCGCCACCTCGTGCAGAACGCTCCCGCCGCCATCGCGTGGCTGCGGGACCTTGGCGCGAACTTCGATCCCGACCTGGGACGCGAAGGGGGCCACAGCCGCAACCGCATCGTGCGCCATGCGGACCGCACCGGCGGCGAGGTCGAACGCGCGATGGTCCACGCCGTCGGCACCCATCCGAACATCCGCGTGTACGACCATGCCTTCGCCACGGAACTCCTCGTCGCCGACGGCCGCTGCGTGGGCGCGGCCGCGCGGATCGAAGGGCTGGGCATGCGCACGTTCCGCGCGCGGGCGTGCATGCTGGCCACCGGCGGATGCGGCAAGCTGTACCAGCACACCACGAACCCCTCGGTCGCAACGGGGGACGGGGTCGCGCTCGCCGCCCAAGTGGGAGCCCGCATCCGAGGGATGGAGTTCATGCAATTCCACCCCACAACCCTCTTCCACCCCCAGTTGCGGAGCTTCCTCATCTCCGAGGCCGTACGAGGTGCAGGCGCGACCCTGCGCAACCACCTCGGTACCCGCTTCATGTACGACTACGATCCGCGCCTCGAACTCGCGCCGCGCGACGTCGTGGCGCGGGCGATCGACGCCGAGATCAAACGGCTCGGCACGTGGTGCGTCTACCTCGACACCACCCACCTCCAGCGCGAAGCCCTCGAGGAGGAGTTCCCCACGATCTGGGCGCGCCTCGCTTCGGTGGGTGTCGAGATGCACCGCGACTGGATCCCCGTGGTGCCCGCCCAGCACTACTCGTGCGGTGGCGTGGACACCGACCTCGAGGGTCGCACGTCCCTTCCCGGCCTCTACGCGGCCGGCGAGGCCGCCCACACGGGGGTGCACGGAGCGAACCGCCTCGCCAGCAACAGCCTGCTCGAAGCCATCGTCTTCGCGACCGCGGCCGCCGCCGCGAGCGCCAACGACCCCGAACCCGCCGCCGTCTCCGAGCCAGGCAAGCCACAGTGCGTCCCAGAAGCCGAGTCGGTCCTGCTGCGCAGAGCGCTCCAACGCACGATGATGGAGCACGCGGGCATCGTGCGTACGGACGCGGGACTTCGCGAAGCCGCCGACACGATCCGTGGCTTGAAAGAGGAGTTCCTCGGCCACGTCGGGGCCCCATTCTCCACCCACCCCATCGAAACCAGCAACCTGTTGACCGTGGGCACGCTCGTGGTGGATGCCGCCCTGGCAAGACGGGAGAACGTGGGGCTGCACTTCAATTCGGACTTGGTGGGAGAGTTGGAAGGGGTCTAG
- a CDS encoding Ig-like domain-containing protein, giving the protein MKSLALVAAVLAVALCSADTALIRLTSYPTVTVADGRSTVTISAEVRTRDGRFVPDGTQVVFTTDLGTFRDNVVRTVNGVARAILVAGGLPGTAKITARTLAFQNASTTLEMDFLSDRSQLSTAKEYIEIVAPRHLMYSTDLKIIGAADPDERVAVRYRDIVIEAADVQVDVPNYEVRARKAHLHIGDVDQEFEELYLKLNTRKGYGVTTLPRRDLKIVGSGKWFRFEAGEEHLRVGTAKIATSGLTPMSSTDALPYGAFTFQDLTTSQTLIAAKKAVAFPRKEIQFHKADIVMGGIRMMSLPLFQVSVYGTTPLITEQIVNVNDNQLGINYPHYLSLKPGETSLLRFTTGQRYGRGLATSGGAFLDYELNWNRGDEMDGGMTVSGIGRSDWGLGVRQYLQVDDRTTGFAQVEFPAHRSVFGSASLSRQFDGFQMSLSGNATTTLRGAEFATEQYALVAEKDPTKVGKLPIRLYYGLTATHSETHASLLDHSQTGVGARIRSQLLPQHLDRTTELNAEFSVSHLTGNNVQQGLTLYGSATISKRLSSAAWLATTYRYAEDGFNSFYTGRHQISLQGSYYGGRTNLSLSANRSLDIQRLSLEADMGYRLSDLWRLRYSYTYDRYLGDTYLDYYISLGYRIGFREIGLVWSKRTNRLGIQLLGASFD; this is encoded by the coding sequence TTGAAAAGCCTCGCACTCGTTGCCGCGGTTCTGGCCGTGGCGCTTTGCAGCGCCGACACCGCGCTGATCCGACTGACGTCCTACCCCACGGTCACTGTCGCCGATGGCCGCTCCACCGTCACCATCTCCGCCGAAGTGCGCACGCGCGACGGCCGGTTCGTGCCGGACGGCACGCAGGTCGTGTTCACCACCGACCTGGGGACGTTCCGAGACAACGTCGTTCGGACCGTCAACGGCGTGGCTCGGGCGATCCTCGTGGCAGGCGGCTTGCCCGGGACCGCGAAGATCACCGCTCGGACCCTGGCTTTCCAGAACGCCTCGACGACCCTCGAGATGGACTTCTTGAGCGATCGGTCGCAGCTATCGACGGCCAAGGAGTACATCGAGATCGTCGCGCCGCGCCACCTGATGTACAGCACGGACCTCAAGATCATCGGCGCTGCGGATCCGGACGAGCGCGTCGCGGTCCGCTACCGCGACATCGTCATCGAGGCCGCGGACGTGCAGGTGGACGTGCCGAACTACGAGGTGCGCGCCCGCAAGGCTCACCTGCACATTGGCGACGTGGACCAGGAGTTCGAGGAGCTGTACCTCAAACTCAACACGCGCAAAGGCTACGGCGTCACGACGCTTCCCCGCCGGGATCTCAAGATCGTGGGGAGCGGCAAGTGGTTCCGGTTTGAAGCCGGCGAAGAGCATCTGCGCGTGGGAACGGCGAAGATCGCCACCTCGGGCCTCACGCCGATGTCCTCCACCGATGCGCTCCCGTACGGGGCGTTCACCTTCCAGGACCTGACCACGTCCCAGACGCTGATCGCCGCCAAGAAGGCCGTGGCCTTCCCCCGCAAGGAGATCCAGTTCCACAAGGCGGACATCGTCATGGGCGGCATCCGCATGATGAGCCTGCCCCTGTTCCAGGTAAGCGTCTATGGAACGACCCCCCTCATCACCGAGCAGATTGTCAACGTCAACGACAACCAGCTTGGGATCAACTACCCCCATTACCTCTCCCTGAAGCCCGGTGAGACCAGTCTGCTCCGGTTCACGACCGGGCAACGCTACGGCCGCGGCCTGGCCACCTCGGGCGGGGCGTTCTTGGATTACGAGCTGAACTGGAACCGGGGCGACGAGATGGACGGAGGGATGACGGTCTCCGGCATCGGCCGCAGCGACTGGGGCCTGGGGGTGCGACAATACCTCCAGGTGGACGACCGCACCACGGGATTCGCGCAGGTCGAGTTCCCCGCGCACCGGAGCGTCTTTGGGTCGGCGAGCCTCAGTCGGCAGTTCGACGGTTTCCAGATGAGCCTGAGCGGCAACGCCACGACGACGTTGCGGGGGGCGGAGTTCGCGACCGAGCAGTACGCCCTGGTCGCCGAGAAGGACCCCACCAAGGTTGGGAAGCTCCCCATTCGCCTTTACTACGGACTGACCGCCACCCACAGCGAAACCCATGCCTCGCTGTTGGACCACTCGCAAACGGGCGTCGGGGCGAGGATCCGCTCCCAACTCCTGCCCCAACACCTGGACCGCACCACGGAGCTGAACGCCGAGTTCTCGGTCTCCCACCTGACGGGGAACAACGTCCAGCAGGGACTCACGCTCTACGGCTCCGCGACGATCAGCAAGCGTCTCTCCAGCGCGGCGTGGTTGGCCACGACCTACCGCTACGCCGAGGACGGGTTCAACAGCTTCTACACGGGCCGCCATCAGATTTCGCTGCAGGGCTCCTACTACGGCGGCCGCACGAACCTCTCCCTCTCGGCCAATCGAAGCCTGGACATCCAGAGGCTCAGCCTCGAGGCGGACATGGGCTACCGCCTGAGCGACCTGTGGCGCCTTCGCTACAGCTACACGTACGACCGTTACCTCGGCGACACCTATCTCGACTACTACATCTCGCTCGGCTACCGCATCGGGTTCCGCGAGATCGGGCTGGTGTGGTCGAAGCGAACCAACCGATTGGGAATCCAACTTCTTGGCGCGTCTTTCGATTAG
- the coaE gene encoding dephospho-CoA kinase (Dephospho-CoA kinase (CoaE) performs the final step in coenzyme A biosynthesis.), whose translation MRLAITGGIAEGKSTVAAYLASWGVPVVSADEIARDVYRGARLQAWLASEFDGEAPVERDRVRARVARDAEFRRALNARMHPEVIERIFSSGAIAVEIPLLVEACLQRFFPRVWVVTCGEDEQLRRLAARLNSVEKARALIETQLPTRVKIAFADRVIRTNAPEHDVHVAVTEAAALDFA comes from the coding sequence ATGCGGCTGGCGATCACGGGCGGAATAGCGGAAGGCAAGTCGACGGTGGCGGCGTATCTGGCTTCATGGGGCGTTCCGGTCGTCTCGGCGGACGAGATCGCGCGGGACGTCTACCGCGGGGCGCGCCTGCAGGCTTGGCTTGCATCCGAGTTCGACGGGGAGGCCCCGGTCGAGCGGGACAGGGTCCGAGCCCGGGTCGCTCGGGACGCCGAGTTCAGGCGCGCCTTGAACGCCCGTATGCACCCCGAAGTGATCGAGCGGATCTTTTCGTCCGGTGCGATTGCGGTGGAGATTCCGCTCCTTGTCGAGGCGTGTCTGCAACGGTTTTTCCCAAGGGTGTGGGTGGTGACGTGCGGGGAGGACGAGCAGTTGCGCAGGCTTGCCGCGAGGCTGAATTCGGTGGAAAAGGCGCGTGCCTTGATCGAGACGCAGCTCCCGACGCGGGTGAAGATTGCGTTTGCCGACCGCGTGATCCGAACGAATGCGCCGGAGCACGACGTCCATGTTGCGGTGACGGAGGCTGCTGCTCTTGATTTCGCGTAG
- the rpsA gene encoding 30S ribosomal protein S1: protein MTIDENQTPEENREGSPKEPEAAPESAPDNPEAIPSAVDETPEPAPEVEPADAPSEPVPVTAETAAPVEPEPVAAVAEEPAPPAEEAAAPTYEPSMESPAAEAPAPVEEAAATAPAHEQPLETPIAPAPAAVVAQGRSDKDLFEAAMEAMEAGEDDSAGEGLYKKLSKGDRIEATVIQVDRDRVFVDLGTKSEGIVPLGELSEMNLDSAMDHVKVGDKINVVVLRPEGGEGNPIVSKKRADFEEAWDSIEKAFQVGEFLTAQVVDRVKGGLVVDVGVRGFVPATHVGSGRLRNIEKFVGQPLKLKIIEIDRDRKKVVLSNRDAEEERREQARRDIFEHANPGDIREGVVRRLTDYGAFVDLGGVDGLLHISEMSWMRINHPREMFKEGQKINVMILRLDKDAGKISLGHRQVLPDPWNLIRETYTIGQKLTCTIGRIVQSGAFIRLPEGAEAFMPVSEMSSRRIRKPQDVLEEGQEVEAQIIDLRTEERRMVLSIRAAGGGDFGRPAPGGAPGGEFEDEALRDKRRGKAGGKRGRGAGGRRGRDEEEVEEVIGRRGFATGGATIGERLGMLKGFVGRDDEEEVLEDVVDPAPDAPEAPAPEAPAEESEPETTE, encoded by the coding sequence ATGACGATCGACGAGAACCAGACGCCTGAGGAGAATCGAGAGGGATCTCCCAAGGAGCCGGAAGCGGCTCCTGAATCGGCGCCCGACAACCCCGAGGCGATTCCCTCCGCCGTGGACGAGACCCCTGAGCCGGCCCCCGAGGTCGAGCCCGCCGACGCACCTTCCGAGCCCGTGCCCGTGACCGCTGAGACCGCCGCGCCCGTGGAGCCGGAGCCTGTGGCCGCGGTCGCCGAAGAGCCGGCGCCGCCCGCCGAAGAGGCTGCCGCGCCGACGTACGAGCCGTCCATGGAGAGCCCGGCCGCCGAGGCCCCTGCGCCGGTCGAAGAGGCCGCCGCAACGGCGCCCGCGCACGAGCAGCCGCTGGAGACTCCGATCGCACCCGCCCCAGCCGCCGTCGTGGCCCAAGGCCGGAGCGACAAAGATTTGTTCGAGGCGGCCATGGAGGCGATGGAGGCCGGCGAGGACGATTCGGCCGGCGAGGGTCTGTACAAGAAGCTTTCGAAGGGCGACCGTATCGAGGCGACCGTCATCCAGGTGGACCGGGATCGCGTCTTCGTCGATCTGGGCACGAAGTCGGAAGGCATCGTTCCGCTCGGCGAGCTGAGCGAGATGAACCTCGACAGCGCCATGGACCACGTGAAGGTCGGCGACAAGATCAACGTCGTCGTGCTTCGCCCAGAAGGGGGCGAGGGCAACCCGATCGTGTCGAAGAAGCGCGCCGACTTCGAAGAGGCGTGGGACTCGATCGAGAAGGCGTTCCAAGTGGGCGAATTCCTCACCGCACAGGTGGTGGACCGCGTGAAGGGCGGACTCGTCGTCGACGTCGGAGTGCGCGGATTCGTTCCGGCGACCCACGTGGGCAGCGGGCGCCTGCGCAACATCGAAAAGTTCGTCGGCCAGCCGCTGAAGCTCAAGATTATCGAGATCGACCGCGACCGCAAGAAGGTGGTCCTCTCAAACCGCGACGCCGAGGAAGAGCGCCGCGAGCAGGCCCGTCGGGACATCTTTGAGCACGCGAACCCCGGAGATATCCGCGAGGGCGTGGTCCGGCGCCTCACCGACTACGGGGCGTTCGTCGACCTCGGAGGCGTGGACGGGCTGCTGCACATCAGCGAGATGAGCTGGATGCGCATCAACCACCCGCGCGAGATGTTCAAGGAAGGGCAGAAGATCAACGTGATGATCCTTCGCCTCGACAAGGACGCCGGAAAGATCAGTTTGGGACACCGCCAGGTGCTTCCCGACCCGTGGAACCTCATTCGCGAGACGTACACCATCGGTCAAAAGCTGACGTGCACGATCGGGCGCATCGTCCAGAGCGGCGCGTTCATCCGGTTGCCGGAAGGCGCCGAGGCGTTCATGCCGGTCAGCGAAATGTCGTCCCGACGCATCCGCAAGCCTCAGGACGTCCTCGAAGAAGGACAAGAGGTCGAGGCGCAGATCATCGACCTGCGAACCGAAGAGCGCCGCATGGTGCTCAGCATCCGCGCCGCAGGTGGCGGCGATTTTGGTCGGCCGGCCCCCGGAGGCGCCCCTGGAGGCGAATTCGAGGACGAGGCCCTGCGCGACAAGCGCCGCGGGAAAGCGGGCGGCAAGCGCGGGCGCGGTGCCGGCGGACGTCGCGGCCGCGACGAGGAAGAAGTCGAAGAAGTGATCGGTCGGCGCGGTTTTGCGACCGGCGGCGCCACGATCGGCGAGCGGCTGGGGATGCTCAAGGGCTTTGTTGGACGCGACGACGAGGAAGAAGTGCTCGAGGACGTCGTGGACCCAGCGCCCGACGCGCCCGAGGCTCCCGCGCCGGAGGCTCCCGCCGAGGAGTCGGAGCCGGAAACGACCGAATAG
- the xylB gene encoding xylulokinase, with amino-acid sequence MARLVGIDVGTTACKALAIDAEGRVLGSASAEYPLHVPQPRWTEQEPEDWWRAVRSCLDALGPERPDAIGLTGQMHGAVFLDASGESVRPAILWNDQRTVAEVAEIDRVCGPERVRRITCNPPVTGFQAPKILWLRRNEPERFARVRSVLLPKDFIRLRLTGDAATDVSDASGTGLFDVGRRAWADELIADLDLDRSLFPRAAESYEITGHAADGVPVVAGGGDQAASAVGTGAVERGVLSVSLGTSGVVFSALEGPEFDKGGSAHTFCHANGKWHAMGVTLACGGSLKWFRDVLGGGESYDALMAQAAAVPPGARGLTFLPYLSGERCPHNDPDASGAFAGLTLAHGRAELARSVVEGATFGLRDALDLLAGLGASAGTVRVTGGGARSRFWVQLLADVFDARCATLEGDEGPAMGAAMLAGVGVGVWPDVAAASRACVREQWETGPSGADYSGALRAFRELYPKLRPG; translated from the coding sequence ATGGCACGCTTGGTGGGCATCGATGTCGGCACGACGGCGTGCAAGGCCCTCGCGATCGACGCCGAGGGTCGCGTGTTGGGCTCGGCGAGCGCCGAGTATCCCCTTCACGTGCCGCAACCCCGATGGACCGAGCAGGAGCCGGAAGACTGGTGGCGGGCCGTGCGCTCGTGCCTCGACGCGCTGGGTCCCGAGCGTCCCGACGCGATCGGGCTGACGGGCCAGATGCACGGGGCCGTGTTCCTCGACGCGTCGGGCGAGTCGGTGCGCCCAGCGATCTTGTGGAACGACCAGCGCACGGTCGCCGAGGTCGCGGAGATCGACCGCGTCTGCGGGCCGGAGCGGGTGCGGCGGATCACGTGCAACCCACCGGTGACCGGATTCCAGGCCCCCAAGATCCTGTGGCTGCGCCGGAACGAGCCGGAGCGGTTCGCCCGTGTGCGGTCGGTGCTGCTCCCGAAGGACTTCATCCGGCTGCGACTGACCGGTGACGCGGCGACCGACGTCAGCGACGCGAGCGGGACCGGCCTCTTCGACGTCGGACGTCGGGCGTGGGCCGACGAGCTGATCGCAGACCTGGATCTGGATCGGTCTCTCTTTCCCCGTGCGGCGGAGTCTTACGAGATCACCGGGCACGCGGCGGACGGCGTGCCGGTGGTCGCCGGGGGCGGGGACCAAGCGGCCTCGGCGGTCGGGACGGGCGCGGTCGAGCGGGGGGTCTTGAGCGTCAGCCTGGGGACGAGCGGCGTGGTGTTCAGCGCACTGGAGGGTCCGGAGTTCGACAAGGGCGGATCGGCGCACACGTTCTGCCACGCCAACGGGAAGTGGCACGCGATGGGGGTGACGTTGGCGTGCGGCGGGTCGTTGAAGTGGTTCCGCGACGTGCTTGGGGGAGGGGAGTCTTACGACGCGCTGATGGCGCAGGCGGCGGCGGTGCCCCCCGGGGCTCGGGGGCTCACCTTTTTGCCGTACCTGTCCGGCGAGCGGTGTCCGCACAACGACCCCGATGCGAGCGGCGCGTTCGCGGGGCTCACCCTGGCCCATGGCCGCGCCGAACTGGCCCGATCCGTGGTGGAGGGGGCGACGTTCGGGTTGCGCGACGCCTTGGACTTGCTGGCGGGCCTTGGAGCGTCGGCGGGGACGGTGCGCGTGACGGGGGGAGGGGCGCGCAGCCGCTTCTGGGTTCAGCTTCTGGCCGACGTGTTCGACGCCCGTTGCGCGACGTTGGAGGGCGACGAGGGGCCGGCGATGGGCGCGGCTATGCTGGCCGGCGTCGGCGTCGGGGTCTGGCCCGACGTGGCGGCCGCCTCGCGCGCGTGCGTGCGCGAACAATGGGAAACCGGGCCTTCGGGCGCCGATTACTCCGGCGCGTTGCGGGCGTTCCGCGAACTCTATCCGAAGCTGCGCCCCGGGTAG